The Pan paniscus chromosome 3, NHGRI_mPanPan1-v2.0_pri, whole genome shotgun sequence genome includes a window with the following:
- the LOC134730323 gene encoding uncharacterized protein LOC134730323, with translation MTQGRGSGDRRAGGCASGRGTRSRRRRCRLYGRVRTEERKGRSRVEPKLPPDLTPDPRAAWRAWSVAVSFGAGGDCSFGRKEEAQAASSGSCAHHPKVRHLAPNRPSKSRTDRGVTLQPDLHLLQGESAPPFPWRGVRPSVG, from the exons ATGACGCAA ggaagaggaagtgggGATCGGCGAGCGGGTGGGTGCGCCTCGGGCCGCGGGActcgcagccgccgccgccgctgccgcctcTACGGCCGCGTCAGAACtgaagagaggaaggggaggagccGAGTCGAGCCTAAGCTGCCGCCCGATCTTACCCCTGACCCGAGGGCGGCCTGGAGAGCTTGGTCTGTAGCGGTTTCCTTCGGGGCAGGTGGGGACTGCTCCtttgggaggaaggaggaggcccAGGCCGCGTCTTCAGGCAGCTGCGCGCACCACCCGAAGGTGAGGCATTTGGCCCCAAACAGACCCTCGAAAAGCCGGACTGATCGAGGAGTTACCCTACAGCCTGATCTGCACCTGCTCCAGGGAGAGAGCGCCCCACCCTTCCCGTGGCGTGGGGTGAGACCCAGCGTTGGATAA